The proteins below are encoded in one region of Paenibacillus albus:
- a CDS encoding transcriptional regulator: protein MILFVDAYEQWLRTHILEESNSRRRELLEKGLGHGTREFLRIIWYPAVRNFNQLYPEWEVRDFNNGYRYVDLAYLPVGGMKGAIEIQGYGPHAWDLDVRRFKDLCWRHSLLALDDWILLPIAYLSISEETQRCQQLVLSFIGKFVTTTELPEHLGWLETESVRFARRLLRPFTPTELAAHLRVSDQHARRLLHKLVDHQLIVIAGGAQRYRTYAIRTT from the coding sequence ATGATCCTATTCGTAGATGCATATGAGCAATGGTTGCGTACTCACATCTTGGAGGAGAGCAACTCTAGGCGGCGCGAATTACTTGAAAAAGGGCTAGGGCACGGCACTCGCGAGTTTCTGAGAATCATCTGGTACCCCGCCGTCCGCAACTTCAATCAACTCTATCCGGAATGGGAAGTACGAGATTTCAACAACGGCTATCGCTATGTGGATCTCGCTTATTTGCCTGTTGGTGGGATGAAAGGCGCCATAGAGATACAAGGCTATGGACCTCATGCGTGGGATCTAGATGTGAGGAGATTCAAAGACTTATGCTGGCGGCATAGTTTGCTCGCACTCGACGATTGGATATTGTTGCCGATCGCCTACTTGTCGATATCCGAAGAGACGCAGCGCTGCCAACAGCTTGTGCTTTCTTTTATCGGCAAGTTCGTGACCACGACGGAGCTGCCAGAGCACTTGGGCTGGCTGGAAACGGAATCCGTGCGATTCGCGCGCCGCCTTCTGCGGCCATTCACGCCAACAGAGCTGGCTGCGCATCTTCGGGTCAGTGACCAACATGCTCGCCGGCTTTTGCACAAACTGGTCGATCACCAGCTAATAGTTATTGCCGGTGGTGCTCAGCGTTACCGCACATATGCGATACGTACTACATAA
- the pdxR gene encoding MocR-like pyridoxine biosynthesis transcription factor PdxR, with product MNDRLPSIRQLSAHLVVSKNTVEAAYQQLLSEGYLQSRPRSGIFVLPLEQVPEVEGKPGASVRQQSEKPLHESSLQGRVGTIDFEYGDVELELFPVKAWKRCLAEAMDNRLHEVIAYGDRQGHLGLREEIARYLFQSRGVACSSHQIFLSAGTAHAVSLLCQLLPLTERIAMEEPGYNGVRAVFANHGKDVVQIPLEEDGLSIEALQGCGANVVYVTPSHQFPIGIVMPVQKRGKLLQWAYEQGGYILEDDYDSEFRYQGQPIPALKALDRSDRVIYLGTFSKSFLPGARLSYVVLPESLADTYRNGLQNYSQSVSTLVQTAMYLFMRGGAFERHIRKMKNLYQSRHRALLRAIHDQLGSRVGIIGQKSGMHLLLDVYGRECEELIQLAAERGVQVYSPMKHWTNPAECPRSYVMLGFAGVQEEQIREGVSLLRQAWFE from the coding sequence GTGAATGACCGATTGCCGTCGATCCGTCAATTGTCCGCGCATTTAGTTGTCAGCAAAAATACAGTAGAAGCCGCCTATCAGCAGCTGCTCTCAGAAGGTTATCTTCAGAGCCGGCCGAGGAGCGGGATCTTCGTGCTGCCTCTGGAGCAGGTGCCTGAAGTGGAAGGGAAACCTGGCGCGAGTGTAAGGCAGCAGAGTGAGAAGCCTTTGCATGAAAGTAGTTTGCAGGGACGAGTGGGGACGATAGATTTTGAATACGGGGACGTGGAGCTGGAGCTTTTTCCGGTGAAGGCTTGGAAAAGGTGCTTGGCGGAAGCGATGGATAACCGATTGCACGAGGTCATTGCCTACGGGGATCGGCAAGGCCACTTGGGGCTGCGTGAGGAGATTGCGAGATATTTGTTTCAGTCACGCGGTGTCGCTTGCTCGTCACATCAGATCTTCCTAAGTGCTGGGACTGCGCACGCTGTCAGCTTGCTATGCCAGCTGCTGCCGCTGACGGAGCGAATCGCGATGGAAGAGCCAGGGTACAACGGGGTTAGAGCTGTTTTTGCGAATCATGGGAAAGACGTTGTGCAGATTCCGCTCGAGGAGGATGGACTGTCCATTGAGGCTCTTCAGGGTTGCGGGGCAAATGTTGTCTACGTGACGCCGTCACATCAGTTCCCGATCGGCATTGTTATGCCTGTTCAGAAGCGGGGAAAGCTATTGCAATGGGCTTACGAGCAGGGAGGATACATTCTTGAAGATGACTATGACAGCGAATTTCGCTATCAAGGCCAGCCGATCCCGGCGCTCAAGGCGCTTGACCGTTCCGATCGTGTAATCTATTTGGGGACGTTCTCGAAGTCTTTTCTCCCTGGAGCGAGACTCAGTTATGTTGTGCTGCCAGAATCGCTTGCGGATACATATAGGAATGGGCTGCAAAATTACAGCCAGTCCGTGTCGACACTCGTACAGACGGCCATGTATTTGTTCATGAGAGGCGGCGCGTTCGAACGGCATATCCGGAAAATGAAGAATCTTTACCAATCGCGGCACCGTGCCTTGCTTCGTGCGATCCATGATCAGCTCGGGAGCCGAGTAGGCATCATTGGACAGAAGTCTGGTATGCATCTGCTGCTTGATGTGTACGGACGCGAATGCGAGGAGCTTATTCAGCTGGCAGCTGAGCGGGGCGTCCAGGTGTACTCGCCGATGAAGCATTGGACAAATCCGGCGGAATGCCCAAGATCGTATGTCATGCTTGGTTTTGCTGGTGTGCAGGAGGAGCAAATTCGCGAAGGAGTGTCACTGCTCAGGCAGGCTTGGTTCGAATGA
- a CDS encoding HupE/UreJ family protein yields MLFLFSLLIARQTFKQYAGTITAFTIAHSITLASTVTGVIHMPSSIVEPGIALSICYVAFDNLHRKEVSHRWMLTFIFGLIHGMGFADLLTEMNIPKGELAVDLISFNVGIETIQVIIVALVLPALALIYRWKHARRVVIACSAAALMMGGLWFVERVFFYV; encoded by the coding sequence TTGTTGTTCTTGTTCTCCCTGCTCATCGCAAGGCAAACGTTCAAGCAGTATGCGGGAACGATCACAGCATTCACGATCGCACATAGCATTACCTTGGCCTCGACTGTAACAGGTGTGATCCATATGCCTTCCAGCATTGTGGAGCCGGGCATTGCGCTTAGCATTTGTTATGTCGCGTTCGACAATTTGCATCGCAAGGAAGTCAGCCACCGGTGGATGCTGACCTTTATTTTCGGGCTGATTCATGGGATGGGTTTTGCGGACCTATTGACGGAAATGAACATTCCGAAGGGCGAACTGGCGGTGGATCTGATCAGTTTTAATGTCGGCATTGAAACCATTCAGGTCATCATCGTTGCCCTTGTGTTGCCCGCGTTAGCTCTCATCTATCGCTGGAAGCATGCGAGACGCGTGGTTATTGCATGCTCTGCCGCTGCCCTGATGATGGGCGGGCTGTGGTTTGTCGAACGGGTGTTTTTTTATGTTTAG
- a CDS encoding pyridoxamine 5'-phosphate oxidase family protein, whose translation MFPIRLAKRACTDSARIQQFLEQAQIGYLGLTTDDIPYVVPLNYYWREGAVYFHGAAEGRKITMIDRNPRACFTVSEEYGTIASPIPAHTDTAYMSAIVDGTIVKVTDIAEATEAMQGMLNKYVPGYYDKPMPQSHLERYVSSMGSKTAVYKLISTSITAKENEAQPDHMFYPGRTIGSDRQ comes from the coding sequence ATGTTTCCAATACGATTGGCTAAACGCGCATGCACCGATTCAGCTCGTATTCAGCAGTTTCTCGAGCAGGCTCAGATCGGATACTTAGGGCTAACTACAGATGACATTCCGTATGTAGTACCGCTGAATTATTACTGGCGAGAGGGTGCCGTCTACTTCCATGGCGCAGCAGAAGGCCGCAAAATCACGATGATTGACCGCAATCCACGTGCCTGCTTCACCGTCAGCGAGGAGTATGGAACAATCGCATCGCCGATTCCCGCCCATACCGATACTGCCTACATGAGTGCCATAGTTGATGGCACGATCGTCAAAGTGACCGATATCGCCGAAGCGACGGAAGCCATGCAGGGAATGCTGAACAAGTACGTTCCTGGCTACTACGACAAGCCGATGCCGCAGAGTCACTTAGAGAGATATGTGTCTTCGATGGGCAGCAAGACGGCGGTTTACAAGCTCATTTCTACTTCTATCACCGCCAAGGAAAATGAAGCACAGCCTGACCATATGTTTTATCCGGGGAGAACCATAGGTTCGGATCGTCAGTAG
- a CDS encoding WG repeat-containing protein, translating into MLFILSIMAVISAGILAANKKADTETILYPVQVGGKWGYINKMGKIAIKPSYAWADDFHEGVAIVETIKTSNGSKDEDMEDRVRYGAIDSSGKMVVKPVYSSITKYTEGVAGAIIADNAADLKYFILNNKGKVLYALPENMQIVSMLFNGSQLPTQSEGMILVQDDLTEKYGYINRYGKVILPYQYNEAANFSNGLALVKNDHNQNEYIDAAGKVKIDASKYITGKSFSEGLAAVAVQDKKSSAAVYGYIDTQGNMKIKPQFARAYAFSEGLAKVCVGESINSFSIGYIDPSGVYRIGPHLKDNYEETLFSEGLAPVDEGKGGYMDKDGRFSIRPIITSGNDNYLRQNKAGEFREGIAKVLLSDGRLGYIDRTGTYIWDPQ; encoded by the coding sequence ATGCTATTCATCCTATCAATTATGGCAGTAATTAGCGCAGGTATTCTAGCCGCAAACAAGAAGGCGGATACTGAAACGATTCTATACCCTGTACAAGTAGGTGGAAAATGGGGCTATATCAATAAAATGGGAAAGATCGCCATAAAGCCATCTTACGCATGGGCTGATGACTTCCATGAAGGTGTAGCCATCGTGGAGACCATTAAAACTTCAAATGGCAGCAAAGATGAAGATATGGAAGATCGCGTGAGATATGGTGCGATCGATAGTTCCGGGAAAATGGTCGTAAAGCCGGTGTATTCATCCATAACCAAGTATACCGAAGGCGTAGCCGGCGCGATTATCGCAGATAACGCTGCGGATCTCAAATACTTCATCCTGAATAATAAAGGCAAGGTTTTATACGCGTTGCCAGAGAACATGCAGATCGTTTCTATGCTGTTCAATGGAAGTCAGCTGCCGACGCAGAGTGAAGGCATGATACTCGTACAAGACGATCTTACTGAAAAGTATGGATATATTAACCGCTATGGGAAGGTGATTCTCCCCTATCAATATAATGAAGCGGCTAACTTTTCGAATGGCTTGGCTTTAGTGAAGAACGATCATAATCAGAACGAGTACATTGATGCTGCAGGTAAAGTGAAAATTGACGCGAGTAAATATATTACCGGCAAAAGCTTCTCGGAAGGACTAGCAGCCGTCGCCGTGCAGGATAAGAAAAGCTCCGCGGCTGTGTACGGATATATAGATACGCAAGGAAATATGAAGATCAAACCTCAATTTGCTCGAGCATACGCCTTCTCAGAAGGACTTGCGAAGGTATGCGTCGGTGAGAGCATCAACAGCTTTTCAATCGGATATATCGATCCATCCGGAGTCTATCGAATAGGCCCCCATTTAAAAGATAACTATGAAGAGACGTTGTTCTCAGAAGGCTTGGCCCCAGTTGATGAGGGGAAAGGCGGGTATATGGATAAGGATGGAAGGTTTAGCATTAGACCGATTATTACAAGTGGAAATGACAATTATCTCAGACAAAATAAAGCCGGAGAATTTAGAGAAGGCATTGCAAAAGTACTCTTGTCCGATGGAAGGCTCGGTTATATCGATAGAACCGGAACATATATCTGGGATCCTCAGTAG
- a CDS encoding FN3 associated domain-containing protein has translation MKTLKKVLLSVGLICLLLVNSLVPALPATTAFAAISGSSSVENPPQSLVGKADVASWNYTNATQVTNAAGNFATTSGYYSNPIFNSTLQLFKSSGQITSGLNYSSASISASAFNLQTDKAYWYITTSSAGFKDLIFNFSARSSATGPRDFNTEWSTDGNNWTLFGNAVTGTGYTVKIESTSLEQFGMALPAGAANQNKLYIRILQKSEVSEGNGTVASGGAFNVNTLQLFGTKDPAYTTTAVTATPDTAGAILDAAPITLANTDPNAQIYYTTDGSTPATTVGGSTKLYTEPFTALSAGGFVGTNPFVVKAVAKSPTLLSSDPVTLSFNQQTVTSNADAKNLASGTYAWVKGIGTYLNGNTTLYIQDGMNAGSGLTIFKTGADFSSYVGKEIYVYGKASPYNGLMEITPDAVSAATVVVRNSSPTLPTPTKIMFSQLADRTYESMLVSFDTVKLVTVGGTNTGSSFNHTVSQAGISYTLRGKGIPTAVGVNGSYVNITQAIASYFNGIQLVSANAADLVAATDPTVDFMTSSVPSGSSLPLNAKVTLSTATANATITYSLNGGAPVTSTANSVEVTVDAFQNGTATITATASDGSYTTAAQTFKFTQSKAAAVSANPGSAAITVTTPIALTSATANATILYSIYKNSYSSSDGTLVGTANQTYSAPITLDASYFPVRIVTQATLQNYLDSDPVTFKYTAKKATGGEKNYYGSLHAHTLNSDGQGTLAEAYAYARDQGKFDFFIVTDHSNSFDTAQYDVKTDHNINDYNQANTGWLAGKQAAADAATPTFVTDYGYEMTWSGGPGHMNTFNTTGFVSRNNATLNDKANDAGLQTYYQMLEGTPGSISQLNHPGATFGNFANFGYHDNAIDDKVTLVEAGNGEGAIGSGGYFRSVDQFILALDKGWHVAPTNNGDNHKKGWGTSNTAATVVYTNDFTLAGIYTALHDRSVWSTENRDLDVTYHLSDGTNTYSMGAIVDTPPATANITVTAANKNPGKETSNIASVQLISNGGKIVDQKTYPVGTSNVNYTYSMTAPAAGYYFAIITDNQGFVAVTAPIWLGSAPKIGITSVTNSSTMPVTTEALNLTTNFFNNESTPVTLKSVSYTVDGDSAANKTYNVGTTISPSGVANHVFSYTPTTTGTKTVTISAVITVNGVDDTYTATSTMKVIDINSVSYVGLDASHGNEYVSGGSYPNTMANMMTLAGANGVRVVQLNTSSELIAATSNPKYKMIILNAPSRKNVAVWPTPANYTTAEIAALKAFSESGNTLVFGNIADFGESTNADPTSPKKHMSELQNDVLAAIGSTLREGDDEVMDDDKNGGQAYRLYPTEFNMANPLLEGVVDGQTYSQYSGSTIYAVDPASGARTSTLPATVSPLVFGFPTTYSAETDNDNFGYGTTMSTFPYVTVGTNKTDKGINNSQGLYIPKYVNPTSEVATNPEEKLLAASETVTHPNGKTSLVVVAGGSFMSNFEIAITVDNAGTLPYVNYNLMENLYKTVNPVTITSVADAKNLPDGTDVVIEATTTSEVNTQSSNADTNKGFFDSIYAQDATGGINLFPVASGIQEGQKARFEGKIAHYQGEVELTVTKFTIMDPSIHKVAPTALSTAASMSSANTGLLVKTEGVVSNIDKDTDGTINQFTIDDGSGPAIVFINGYITKGTPLPFITDGARVSVSGLASIGEVVSDADMHPRIRVRDRSEIVEVGTDNTPDTPDVLDLQLAQFYSSNGNWYNAVYYYGLAISGGDTGLDSEMSTASQQLQQQAISHMEAGNYSQSYAEYELLSTSSGVPLSIKTDATQSISSSTNMGLAWYYLEQDNLYNTLYYLSEEIGSSNNSTGISALASFAASMVQQDAKNQTEQGNFGAANAEYQLLNSSQGVPASIAQDAAGSLASGSNIGDAWYYIGNSNWYNAVYYLGIEMQTNASTGVAGMMAYAAKQLQQEASNLTAAQGSFAQSYADYDLLTNTANVPASIKQDASKSIDVSDSDYGNALWYLNQSDYANAKYYLQQVAAKGNNSTGVNALLAYVNGK, from the coding sequence ATGAAAACTTTAAAAAAAGTGCTGTTAAGCGTGGGCTTGATTTGTTTATTACTAGTGAACAGTCTAGTCCCGGCATTACCAGCAACAACAGCATTCGCTGCCATCAGCGGCAGCAGTTCTGTTGAGAATCCGCCGCAAAGTCTCGTGGGGAAAGCGGATGTAGCATCATGGAACTATACCAATGCTACACAAGTTACGAATGCGGCTGGAAACTTCGCAACAACAAGCGGTTATTATTCAAATCCGATTTTCAATTCAACGTTGCAATTATTTAAAAGTTCAGGACAAATAACTTCTGGCTTAAATTATTCTTCTGCATCAATTTCAGCCTCTGCCTTCAATTTACAGACGGATAAGGCCTATTGGTACATTACAACCTCCTCCGCTGGATTTAAGGACCTCATCTTTAATTTTAGCGCACGATCTTCAGCTACTGGTCCTCGCGACTTTAATACGGAGTGGAGTACGGACGGCAATAACTGGACTCTCTTCGGTAATGCTGTTACCGGTACAGGCTATACAGTTAAAATCGAAAGCACGTCTCTTGAGCAATTCGGCATGGCTTTGCCGGCAGGGGCAGCAAATCAAAATAAGTTATATATCAGAATCCTGCAGAAGTCTGAAGTTTCTGAAGGGAATGGTACAGTAGCTTCTGGCGGTGCCTTCAATGTTAACACCCTTCAACTTTTCGGAACCAAGGATCCTGCTTATACGACGACAGCAGTAACCGCAACTCCAGATACAGCTGGTGCAATATTGGATGCTGCGCCGATTACTTTGGCTAACACAGATCCAAACGCACAAATTTATTACACAACAGACGGTTCAACTCCGGCGACAACAGTGGGCGGCTCCACGAAATTATACACAGAGCCTTTCACAGCTCTTTCCGCAGGCGGCTTCGTAGGAACAAACCCGTTTGTCGTTAAGGCTGTAGCAAAGTCGCCGACGCTTCTATCGTCCGATCCCGTTACATTGTCCTTTAATCAGCAGACCGTAACATCGAACGCTGATGCGAAGAATCTTGCTTCTGGCACTTATGCCTGGGTAAAAGGCATCGGCACGTACTTAAACGGAAATACGACTTTATACATTCAGGACGGCATGAATGCCGGCAGCGGTCTCACCATTTTTAAAACCGGTGCGGATTTCTCCTCTTATGTGGGCAAAGAAATCTACGTCTATGGGAAAGCATCGCCGTATAACGGCTTGATGGAAATTACGCCGGATGCGGTGAGCGCAGCGACTGTCGTTGTACGAAACAGCAGTCCGACTTTGCCAACGCCGACTAAGATTATGTTCAGCCAGCTTGCAGACCGAACTTACGAGAGCATGCTCGTATCCTTTGATACGGTGAAACTCGTCACTGTCGGCGGAACAAATACGGGAAGCTCATTTAATCACACCGTAAGCCAGGCAGGCATTTCTTATACGCTGCGCGGCAAAGGCATTCCGACTGCAGTCGGTGTAAACGGAAGTTATGTAAACATTACACAGGCCATAGCGAGTTATTTCAACGGCATACAGCTGGTTTCCGCAAATGCGGCTGATCTCGTTGCTGCAACAGATCCAACCGTTGACTTTATGACCTCCAGCGTGCCATCCGGATCATCGCTACCGTTAAATGCCAAGGTTACGCTTTCGACCGCGACAGCCAACGCAACGATCACTTACAGCTTAAATGGCGGCGCTCCTGTAACCAGTACAGCAAATTCAGTTGAAGTTACAGTTGATGCATTCCAGAACGGAACGGCAACAATTACGGCAACCGCTTCGGACGGCAGCTATACAACGGCGGCTCAAACGTTCAAATTTACGCAAAGCAAGGCAGCAGCCGTGTCAGCCAACCCAGGAAGCGCTGCAATTACGGTCACAACGCCAATCGCATTAACATCGGCTACGGCCAATGCAACGATCCTGTATTCCATCTATAAAAATTCCTATTCTTCGAGTGACGGTACTCTTGTAGGTACAGCTAATCAGACTTATTCGGCTCCGATCACGCTCGATGCCTCTTATTTCCCAGTAAGAATCGTTACACAAGCAACGCTTCAAAACTATTTGGACAGTGATCCTGTCACGTTCAAATATACGGCGAAGAAAGCAACCGGCGGGGAAAAGAATTATTATGGATCTCTTCACGCACATACGCTTAACTCGGACGGTCAAGGAACCTTGGCAGAGGCATACGCTTATGCAAGAGACCAAGGTAAATTCGATTTCTTCATCGTAACGGACCACTCCAATTCGTTCGATACTGCACAATACGACGTCAAGACGGACCATAATATTAATGATTACAACCAAGCAAATACAGGCTGGCTTGCCGGCAAACAGGCGGCAGCGGACGCAGCCACTCCTACATTCGTGACCGACTACGGTTATGAGATGACATGGTCCGGCGGTCCAGGACACATGAATACGTTTAACACAACAGGCTTTGTCAGCCGAAACAACGCGACTCTCAATGATAAAGCGAACGATGCAGGCCTTCAGACGTATTATCAAATGCTTGAGGGCACGCCGGGATCGATTTCGCAATTGAATCATCCCGGAGCTACATTCGGTAACTTTGCAAACTTTGGTTATCATGACAATGCGATAGACGATAAAGTTACGCTTGTTGAAGCGGGTAACGGCGAAGGCGCTATCGGCTCCGGCGGATACTTCCGATCTGTCGACCAGTTTATTTTGGCTCTCGATAAAGGCTGGCACGTAGCCCCGACCAATAATGGCGATAACCATAAAAAGGGCTGGGGAACCTCGAATACAGCTGCGACAGTCGTATACACGAATGATTTTACATTAGCTGGCATTTATACGGCGCTTCACGACCGTTCGGTATGGTCGACGGAGAACAGAGATTTGGATGTCACCTATCATCTGTCCGACGGGACGAACACTTACAGCATGGGTGCAATAGTGGATACTCCTCCTGCTACCGCCAACATTACGGTAACAGCAGCCAATAAAAACCCGGGCAAAGAGACAAGCAATATCGCATCGGTCCAGCTGATCAGCAACGGAGGCAAAATTGTAGATCAGAAGACTTACCCTGTCGGAACGAGTAATGTGAATTACACGTATTCGATGACGGCGCCTGCTGCCGGCTATTATTTCGCAATCATTACGGACAACCAAGGCTTCGTGGCCGTCACCGCGCCAATCTGGCTCGGTTCAGCGCCGAAGATCGGTATTACCTCGGTAACTAACAGCTCAACGATGCCTGTTACTACAGAGGCGCTCAATTTAACGACAAATTTCTTCAATAATGAAAGTACACCGGTCACGCTGAAATCTGTTTCTTATACAGTAGACGGAGATTCCGCTGCCAACAAAACCTATAATGTCGGAACGACCATCTCGCCTTCCGGTGTAGCAAACCATGTATTCAGCTATACGCCGACGACTACCGGAACCAAGACAGTCACGATCAGCGCCGTGATTACGGTGAACGGCGTCGATGATACTTATACGGCGACCAGCACGATGAAAGTCATCGATATAAACTCCGTATCGTATGTCGGGCTTGATGCTTCGCACGGCAATGAGTACGTGAGCGGAGGAAGCTATCCGAATACGATGGCCAATATGATGACTCTCGCGGGGGCAAACGGCGTGAGAGTTGTGCAGCTGAACACGTCGTCGGAATTGATCGCCGCTACTAGCAATCCGAAATACAAAATGATCATTCTGAATGCACCGTCAAGAAAGAACGTTGCCGTATGGCCGACTCCAGCAAACTACACAACGGCGGAAATCGCGGCGCTCAAAGCATTCTCGGAGAGCGGAAACACGCTTGTCTTCGGAAATATCGCGGACTTCGGAGAATCTACTAACGCTGATCCGACTTCACCGAAGAAGCATATGTCCGAGCTGCAGAACGATGTCCTGGCAGCCATCGGCTCCACGCTGCGCGAAGGCGACGATGAAGTAATGGACGATGATAAAAACGGAGGACAAGCCTACAGACTGTACCCAACCGAGTTCAATATGGCCAATCCGTTGTTGGAAGGCGTCGTTGACGGACAGACCTACAGCCAATACTCGGGATCGACCATTTACGCTGTAGATCCGGCATCCGGAGCGAGAACTTCTACATTGCCGGCAACGGTCAGCCCGCTGGTGTTCGGTTTCCCAACGACGTATTCGGCTGAAACCGACAATGACAACTTTGGATATGGAACGACCATGAGCACGTTCCCTTACGTCACAGTCGGAACGAATAAGACGGATAAGGGAATAAACAATTCACAAGGGCTTTATATCCCGAAATATGTGAATCCAACGAGTGAGGTTGCAACAAACCCAGAGGAAAAACTGCTGGCCGCATCTGAAACGGTCACGCATCCGAACGGTAAAACATCGCTTGTCGTCGTTGCCGGCGGATCATTCATGAGCAACTTCGAAATCGCGATAACGGTAGACAACGCAGGAACATTGCCGTATGTCAATTACAATCTAATGGAAAATCTTTATAAAACGGTCAATCCAGTGACGATCACAAGCGTTGCCGACGCTAAGAATTTGCCGGACGGCACGGATGTCGTCATTGAAGCGACAACGACCAGCGAGGTCAATACGCAGAGCAGCAATGCAGATACAAACAAAGGTTTCTTCGATTCCATCTATGCGCAGGACGCAACAGGCGGTATCAATCTATTCCCGGTTGCCTCAGGCATACAGGAAGGACAAAAAGCAAGGTTTGAAGGCAAGATTGCGCATTATCAAGGCGAAGTGGAGCTCACGGTCACCAAATTCACTATTATGGATCCAAGCATCCATAAAGTCGCGCCTACTGCTCTCTCGACAGCAGCTTCTATGTCATCCGCCAATACCGGACTTCTGGTGAAAACAGAGGGCGTCGTGTCTAACATTGATAAAGACACGGACGGAACAATCAACCAATTTACGATCGATGATGGATCCGGTCCGGCGATCGTATTCATCAACGGATACATCACCAAGGGAACGCCGCTTCCGTTCATTACAGACGGAGCAAGAGTTTCCGTATCCGGTTTGGCGTCAATCGGCGAGGTTGTCAGCGATGCCGATATGCATCCAAGAATCAGAGTCAGAGACCGCTCCGAAATCGTGGAAGTCGGTACTGACAATACTCCGGATACGCCGGACGTACTCGATTTGCAATTGGCGCAATTCTATTCTAGTAATGGAAATTGGTATAATGCCGTCTACTACTACGGCCTGGCCATCAGTGGCGGAGATACCGGCCTTGATTCCGAGATGAGCACGGCATCACAGCAGCTTCAGCAGCAAGCAATAAGCCATATGGAAGCAGGGAACTACTCGCAGTCGTATGCGGAATATGAACTCCTGTCCACGAGTTCGGGCGTTCCTTTGAGCATTAAAACCGATGCGACCCAAAGCATTAGCTCTAGCACGAACATGGGCCTTGCTTGGTACTACCTGGAACAAGACAATTTGTACAACACCTTGTACTACTTAAGCGAAGAAATCGGAAGCAGCAATAACAGCACAGGCATCAGTGCCTTGGCGAGTTTCGCAGCGTCGATGGTTCAACAGGATGCGAAAAACCAAACCGAGCAAGGTAATTTTGGAGCCGCCAATGCTGAATATCAATTATTGAACAGCAGCCAAGGCGTTCCGGCAAGTATTGCTCAGGATGCAGCCGGAAGTCTAGCTTCGGGCTCAAATATAGGAGACGCTTGGTACTATATTGGGAATAGCAATTGGTATAACGCGGTCTACTATTTAGGAATCGAAATGCAGACGAATGCCAGCACGGGCGTTGCCGGGATGATGGCATATGCAGCGAAGCAGCTGCAGCAGGAGGCATCAAACTTAACGGCAGCCCAAGGTTCTTTCGCCCAGTCGTATGCAGATTACGACCTGCTTACGAATACGGCAAATGTTCCTGCGAGCATCAAACAGGATGCAAGCAAGAGTATCGATGTTAGTGACAGCGACTACGGAAATGCGCTTTGGTATTTGAATCAATCAGATTACGCCAATGCCAAGTACTATCTTCAGCAAGTTGCAGCGAAAGGTAACAATAGCACAGGCGTAAATGCATTGTTAGCCTACGTTAACGGCAAATAA